In the genome of Myroides phaeus, one region contains:
- a CDS encoding aldo/keto reductase, whose translation MNRLKLGESDLEVPELCFGGNVFGWTINEKESLRMLDELQEKGLTFIDTSNNYSHWAPGNVGGESEAIIGKWFKESKKRHNIVLSTKVGGSMKDVQRGLSRDNIRMGVESSLRRLNTDYIDLYFAHHDDLNVSQEETMSIFNDLVREGKVRYLGASNLEVNRIKAANELCKEKGWTKYIAIQPLYNLYDREKYEKEYLPLVKEESLAVMSYFALASGFLTGKYKTQEDISNSQRKEMVKGYLNERGLRIIESLSVVANRYQAQIAEVAIAWQIHKPDISTPIVSATNAKQLESIIKATSLKLSIEDMLFLEKASEFE comes from the coding sequence ATGAATAGATTAAAATTAGGTGAAAGTGACTTAGAAGTACCAGAATTGTGTTTTGGTGGGAATGTATTTGGATGGACAATAAATGAAAAGGAGTCTTTGAGAATGTTAGATGAACTTCAAGAAAAAGGATTGACTTTTATTGATACATCAAATAACTATTCTCATTGGGCACCTGGTAATGTTGGAGGAGAGTCTGAAGCAATAATAGGTAAATGGTTTAAGGAGTCTAAAAAGCGTCACAATATAGTTTTATCAACTAAGGTAGGAGGAAGTATGAAAGATGTTCAACGAGGACTTAGTAGAGATAATATTAGAATGGGAGTAGAATCCTCATTAAGAAGGTTGAACACTGACTATATTGATCTATATTTTGCTCATCATGATGACTTGAATGTTTCTCAAGAGGAAACCATGTCTATTTTTAATGATTTAGTGCGAGAAGGAAAAGTACGTTATTTGGGAGCTTCAAATCTTGAAGTAAATCGCATTAAGGCAGCGAATGAATTGTGTAAAGAGAAAGGATGGACTAAGTATATAGCTATTCAGCCCTTATATAACCTCTATGATAGAGAGAAATATGAAAAAGAGTACTTACCCTTGGTTAAGGAAGAAAGCCTTGCTGTAATGAGCTATTTTGCGTTAGCAAGTGGTTTCTTAACAGGGAAGTATAAAACGCAAGAAGATATAAGTAACAGCCAGCGTAAAGAAATGGTAAAAGGTTATCTAAATGAAAGAGGCCTTCGTATTATAGAATCTTTGTCTGTTGTAGCAAATCGATATCAAGCACAAATAGCAGAGGTTGCAATAGCTTGGCAAATTCACAAACCAGATATTAGTACACCAATTGTGAGTGCTACGAATGCTAAACAATTAGAAAGTATTATTAAAGCAACTTCTTTGAAGTTGTCTATAGAAGATATGTTGTTCTTAGAAAAGGCAAGTGAGTTTGAATAA